A DNA window from Vicinamibacteria bacterium contains the following coding sequences:
- a CDS encoding class I SAM-dependent methyltransferase — protein MSSYGEDLAYIQHQGFADFSESASPGLLRLMARAGIRHGVAVDLGCGSGQWLRELDRAGFRTVGVESSRSLARIARKIAPRTRLKVGSVYEVDVPSCDVITALGEVLCYLPARPIAPWFRRVSRALRPGGLFVFDVLVAGARPMRYRTWRSGPGWAVLVSVSEKGRRVTREITTFRRAGEGYRRAYERHVLRVLSRDRLCDALRSAGFSVRVSRRYGELELPPRRLAFVARKC, from the coding sequence GTGTCGTCGTACGGTGAGGACCTCGCCTACATTCAGCACCAGGGATTCGCCGATTTTTCGGAATCGGCTTCTCCTGGCCTTCTCCGGCTCATGGCGCGCGCCGGAATTCGCCATGGGGTTGCCGTCGACCTGGGTTGCGGAAGCGGTCAGTGGCTTCGTGAGTTGGACCGCGCCGGATTCCGGACGGTCGGGGTAGAGTCGTCGCGGTCGCTCGCTCGCATCGCTCGGAAGATCGCACCTCGCACAAGGCTGAAAGTTGGCTCGGTATACGAGGTCGACGTGCCGAGCTGCGATGTGATCACGGCGCTCGGTGAGGTGCTGTGCTATTTGCCCGCTCGGCCGATCGCGCCTTGGTTTCGCAGAGTGAGCCGGGCGCTACGACCGGGCGGGCTCTTTGTCTTCGACGTCCTGGTGGCCGGTGCTCGTCCGATGCGTTATCGCACCTGGCGCTCGGGCCCCGGATGGGCGGTCCTCGTTTCGGTATCGGAGAAAGGCCGGCGGGTGACCCGGGAGATCACCACGTTTCGACGAGCGGGGGAGGGCTATCGACGCGCTTACGAGCGGCATGTCCTCCGCGTCCTCTCCCGCGACCGTCTCTGTGACGCGCTCCGCTCCGCGGGTTTTTCCGTTCGCGTCTCGCGCCGCTACGGGGAGCTCGAGCTTCCTCCTCGCCGGCTGGCGTTCGTGGCACGGAAATGTTGA